One window of Jannaschia sp. CCS1 genomic DNA carries:
- a CDS encoding vWA domain-containing protein: MTSKDTNLDDLKRAMANATPTPNAAHKAEAMARSLEIFEAAQETQVTARQSSETPKPRGFLKGAFDMLMTRTTGALTATTALVAVGFLFLSPQGQQMLQGPPGPLVQVPVEEAQVVGADQGDNGSPALRSQAPTIERVLIEPAPEADVVADAEAPSLAPMVLPAPAPMVREALGGLADLDHAGDGVAQIRRPIQGLTLYSDGGPQNHIGTGDLALAPLPEDFANADDNPLRVVADDPVSTFSIDVDTASYALLRSTLNRGALPAPDAVRIEEMVNYFPYDYPAPTADDISPFRPNVQVFETPWNPDTQLVHIGIQGDLPVVEDRPPLNLVFLIDTSGSMNDPAKLPLLIQSFRLMLNRLSPEDEVAIVTYAGSAGVALEPTAASDTATINAALTTLQAGGSTNGVGGLEEAYRLAGEMMVDGEVSRVLLATDGDFNVGLSDAGALEDYIAEQRDTGIYLSVLGFGRGNLQDDTMQALAQNGNGTASYIDTLHEAQRVLVDQLAGALYPIADDLKVQVEFNPDVIAEYRLIGYETRALAREDFANDAVDAGDIGAGHSVTAIYEVTPVGSPAVLVAPLRYTADEGAPEAAFGDELGFISLRWKEPGADESQLIDFPIANAVADPGTEAQFAAAIAGFGQLLRGSDFVADWDYADAIALANANRGMDEFGYRTEAVQLMRLAQSLSGE, translated from the coding sequence ATGACCTCCAAGGATACCAATCTGGACGACCTCAAGCGTGCGATGGCAAATGCCACGCCCACACCCAATGCCGCGCACAAGGCCGAGGCCATGGCGCGCTCATTGGAAATCTTTGAGGCGGCCCAAGAAACGCAAGTCACGGCCCGTCAAAGCTCTGAAACCCCGAAACCACGGGGCTTTTTGAAAGGAGCTTTTGATATGCTGATGACCCGCACAACCGGTGCCCTCACCGCCACAACCGCCCTCGTCGCCGTGGGCTTTCTGTTTCTCAGCCCGCAAGGGCAGCAGATGCTGCAAGGCCCCCCCGGCCCTCTGGTGCAGGTGCCTGTTGAGGAAGCGCAGGTTGTCGGGGCCGACCAAGGAGATAATGGGAGCCCTGCCCTTCGGTCGCAGGCTCCCACCATTGAGCGCGTCCTCATTGAACCCGCCCCAGAAGCTGACGTCGTAGCTGATGCAGAGGCACCGAGCCTCGCGCCGATGGTGCTGCCCGCACCTGCCCCCATGGTGCGTGAAGCCCTTGGGGGTCTTGCGGATCTCGATCATGCGGGAGACGGCGTCGCCCAGATCCGCCGCCCAATCCAGGGTTTGACGCTTTACTCCGACGGCGGCCCCCAGAACCACATTGGAACCGGCGATCTGGCCCTCGCCCCCCTGCCCGAGGACTTCGCCAACGCCGACGACAATCCCTTGCGCGTCGTGGCCGATGATCCGGTCTCCACTTTCTCCATCGACGTGGACACGGCGTCTTATGCGCTGCTGCGCTCCACCCTCAATCGCGGTGCATTGCCCGCGCCGGACGCTGTGCGGATCGAGGAGATGGTGAATTACTTCCCCTACGACTATCCCGCCCCCACCGCCGATGACATCAGCCCGTTCCGCCCGAATGTGCAGGTGTTCGAGACCCCTTGGAATCCCGACACGCAGCTGGTTCACATCGGCATTCAGGGGGATTTGCCTGTCGTCGAAGACCGCCCGCCCCTGAATCTGGTGTTCCTGATCGACACGTCGGGCTCCATGAATGATCCGGCCAAATTGCCGCTTCTGATCCAGTCCTTCCGGCTGATGTTGAACCGCCTGTCGCCCGAAGATGAGGTCGCCATCGTGACCTATGCAGGTAGCGCGGGCGTGGCGCTAGAGCCCACGGCAGCCAGCGACACGGCCACAATCAACGCGGCGCTGACGACGCTACAGGCCGGTGGTAGCACGAATGGCGTGGGTGGTCTTGAGGAGGCCTACAGGCTGGCGGGTGAGATGATGGTCGACGGCGAGGTGTCTCGCGTGTTGCTGGCGACCGACGGCGATTTCAACGTCGGCCTCAGCGACGCGGGCGCACTGGAGGATTACATCGCAGAGCAGCGCGACACGGGCATTTACCTGTCCGTTCTGGGCTTCGGGCGCGGCAATCTGCAAGACGACACGATGCAGGCGCTGGCCCAGAACGGCAACGGCACGGCCTCATACATCGACACGCTGCATGAGGCACAGCGGGTGCTGGTCGATCAACTGGCAGGCGCGCTGTATCCCATCGCCGATGACCTGAAAGTGCAGGTGGAGTTCAACCCCGACGTCATCGCCGAGTATCGCCTGATTGGGTATGAGACGCGCGCATTGGCCCGCGAGGATTTCGCCAATGACGCCGTGGATGCAGGCGACATCGGCGCGGGCCATTCCGTGACCGCGATTTATGAGGTCACGCCCGTGGGTTCCCCCGCCGTACTGGTCGCGCCCCTGCGGTACACGGCGGACGAGGGCGCGCCCGAGGCGGCCTTCGGCGACGAGTTGGGATTCATCTCACTGCGCTGGAAAGAACCGGGTGCCGATGAGAGCCAGCTGATCGACTTCCCCATCGCCAACGCCGTGGCTGATCCCGGCACAGAGGCGCAATTTGCCGCCGCCATTGCGGGCTTCGGGCAGCTGTTGCGCGGGTCGGACTTCGTTGCTGACTGGGACTACGCTGACGCCATCGCGCTCGCCAATGCCAACCGGGGCATGGACGAGTTCGGCTACCGGACGGAAGCCGTCCAACTGATGCGGTTGGCGCAAAGCCTGTCGGGAGAGTGA
- a CDS encoding RNA polymerase sigma factor, producing the protein MNVSDEDLALAAAGGDGAAYQLLLTRVYDRLFGLCFRLTGSRTEAEDLTQDICLALPGKLSGYRAQAKVTTWLYRVAVNAATDRRRRKASYTRATQGWGAWEVDRVQTAQEATAGARWLYRTMALLPTHLHDTLALVLDDVTHAEAAEILGVSEGTISWRVAEAKKKLREIKEREDA; encoded by the coding sequence ATGAATGTGAGTGATGAGGACCTGGCCCTGGCGGCGGCAGGGGGCGACGGGGCCGCGTATCAGCTGTTGCTGACGCGGGTCTACGACCGCCTGTTCGGCCTGTGCTTTCGGCTGACCGGAAGCCGGACCGAGGCGGAAGACCTGACCCAGGACATCTGCCTTGCGCTGCCCGGCAAGCTCTCGGGTTACCGCGCGCAGGCGAAGGTGACGACATGGCTTTACCGGGTGGCGGTGAATGCGGCGACGGATCGGCGCAGGCGGAAAGCCAGCTACACCCGCGCCACGCAGGGCTGGGGCGCGTGGGAGGTGGACCGCGTCCAGACGGCGCAGGAAGCGACGGCGGGGGCTCGGTGGCTCTACCGGACGATGGCTTTGCTGCCCACCCATCTGCACGACACGCTGGCGTTGGTGCTTGATGATGTCACCCACGCAGAGGCCGCCGAGATCCTTGGCGTGTCGGAAGGCACAATCAGTTGGCGCGTCGCGGAAGCGAAGAAAAAGTTGCGCGAAATCAAAGAGAGGGAGGACGCATGA
- a CDS encoding sulfite exporter TauE/SafE family protein codes for MQIYLPIAEVSVNAFLLLGLGGLVGVLSGMFGVGGGFLMTPLLFFIGIPPAVAVATEANQIVASSFSGVLAHLKRKTVDLKMGLVLLIGGLIGAAIGVQVFAALTAIGQVDLLVRLCYVVFLGIIGGLMFIESLNAIRKSRRAGGVVPPKRRHRGWIHALPFKMRFRTSGLYISVIPPLIVGLFVGVLAAIMGVGGGFIMVPAMIYLLGMPTKVVVGTSLFQIIFVTGFATLMHATTNYTVDMVLAVLLLVGGVIGAQIGARIGTKMKAEQLRILLAIMVLAVCGKLAFDLLVMPSELYSIGTGAGH; via the coding sequence ATGCAAATCTACCTACCCATTGCCGAGGTGAGCGTGAATGCGTTCCTTCTGCTGGGATTGGGCGGGCTTGTGGGCGTTCTGTCGGGCATGTTCGGCGTCGGTGGCGGCTTTCTGATGACGCCGCTGTTGTTCTTCATCGGCATCCCGCCGGCGGTGGCCGTGGCGACGGAGGCCAATCAGATCGTGGCCTCGTCCTTCTCGGGCGTGTTGGCACATTTGAAGAGAAAGACTGTCGATCTGAAGATGGGCCTTGTGCTGCTGATCGGCGGTCTCATCGGGGCGGCCATCGGTGTGCAAGTCTTTGCAGCGCTGACGGCCATTGGCCAGGTCGACCTGCTGGTAAGGCTTTGCTACGTTGTTTTCCTGGGGATTATCGGCGGGTTGATGTTCATTGAGAGCCTCAACGCGATCCGCAAATCGCGCAGGGCAGGCGGTGTGGTCCCGCCCAAGCGCCGCCATCGCGGCTGGATCCACGCGCTGCCCTTCAAGATGCGGTTTCGGACCTCGGGCCTTTATATCTCGGTGATCCCGCCCCTGATCGTGGGCCTGTTCGTGGGCGTTCTGGCCGCCATCATGGGGGTGGGCGGCGGTTTCATCATGGTGCCCGCGATGATCTATCTTCTGGGGATGCCCACGAAGGTCGTGGTCGGCACGTCGCTGTTCCAGATCATTTTCGTGACCGGCTTTGCCACGCTGATGCATGCCACGACGAACTATACCGTCGACATGGTTCTGGCCGTTCTGCTGTTGGTGGGCGGGGTGATTGGCGCGCAGATTGGGGCGCGGATCGGCACGAAGATGAAGGCCGAGCAATTGCGGATCCTGCTGGCGATCATGGTGCTGGCTGTCTGTGGCAAGCTGGCGTTTGATCTGCTGGTGATGCCGTCGGAGCTGTATTCCATTGGGACGGGGGCGGGGCATTGA
- a CDS encoding TIGR02186 family protein: MRRLALLLATLLAGVTGADAEEVVAGLSQDAINITANFEGSEILIFGAVSRIAPAPEGDLEVIITVEGPSLPVAVRRKDRRFGIWVNTDAIEVDAAPSFYAVATTSPFRDVISATEDLRHRVSIPRAIRAVGVGVADGAAFTRALIRIRESEDLYQLNEGAVTLRNETLFDTSIQLPANLVEGDYRTRIILTRGGAVLDVYEQDIAVRKVGLERFIYNLAHERPLVYGILSLTIAILAGWMASAVFRYIRA, from the coding sequence TTGAGACGGCTCGCACTCCTCCTCGCGACGCTCCTCGCAGGTGTCACTGGGGCTGACGCCGAAGAGGTCGTGGCGGGCCTGTCCCAGGATGCGATCAACATCACCGCGAATTTTGAAGGCTCCGAGATCCTGATTTTCGGCGCGGTAAGCCGGATTGCGCCTGCACCGGAAGGCGATCTGGAGGTGATCATCACAGTTGAAGGGCCCTCGCTGCCCGTGGCCGTGCGCCGCAAGGACCGCCGGTTCGGGATCTGGGTGAACACCGACGCGATCGAAGTCGATGCCGCCCCGTCTTTCTATGCGGTGGCCACAACGTCACCGTTCCGGGATGTGATCTCAGCCACGGAAGACCTGCGCCACAGGGTCTCCATCCCGCGGGCGATCCGGGCCGTCGGGGTCGGGGTCGCCGATGGGGCCGCCTTCACGCGGGCCCTGATCCGGATCCGCGAATCCGAGGATTTGTACCAGTTGAATGAGGGCGCGGTGACCCTTCGTAACGAAACCTTGTTCGATACATCCATCCAATTGCCCGCAAACCTGGTTGAAGGTGACTACCGGACACGCATAATCTTGACACGTGGGGGCGCGGTCCTCGACGTCTATGAACAAGATATTGCGGTGCGGAAAGTCGGTTTGGAACGGTTCATCTATAATCTCGCCCACGAGCGGCCTCTGGTATACGGCATCTTGTCGTTGACCATTGCCATTCTGGCCGGGTGGATGGCCTCTGCCGTGTTCCGCTACATTCGCGCGTGA
- a CDS encoding nuclear transport factor 2 family protein — MSRAAQRVVRGFWRTMATNDFHAASRCLTEDFRLQWPQSDEMIEGRENFAAVNTAYPANGLWTFDLRRIVGEGDQIVTEVGVSDGVERATALTFHTVRGDLIALQREFWPDPFEAPIWRAKWVRRPGP, encoded by the coding sequence GTGAGCCGTGCCGCCCAACGGGTTGTCCGCGGGTTCTGGCGCACCATGGCCACCAATGATTTTCACGCGGCAAGCCGGTGCCTGACCGAGGATTTCCGCCTTCAATGGCCCCAATCTGACGAAATGATCGAGGGCCGGGAAAATTTTGCAGCCGTGAATACAGCCTATCCGGCGAACGGCCTTTGGACGTTTGATTTGCGCCGCATCGTGGGGGAAGGCGATCAGATCGTGACCGAGGTCGGCGTCAGCGACGGCGTGGAGCGGGCCACGGCGTTGACATTCCACACGGTGCGCGGCGATCTGATTGCCCTTCAGCGAGAGTTCTGGCCTGACCCGTTCGAGGCGCCGATCTGGCGGGCAAAATGGGTCCGGCGACCGGGGCCATAG
- a CDS encoding SDR family oxidoreductase: MTQNPVKTILITGASSGIGRATAEVFLASGWNVALLARRRALLAEVASGHDNALALPGDVTQLADVEAAIAAIVAKWGRLDAVFNNAGIFTPQGTIDEIDVADWHQSLSVNLTGMFNTARVAFAQMRAQDPQGGRIINNGSLSAHSPREGSICYTTTKHGITGLTKTLSLDGRPFGIAAGQIDIGNARTDLVDALNERRIKDGKPLMDMMNVADAAQSVLHMANMPPSANVLFQTVLATNMPYVGRG; encoded by the coding sequence ATGACGCAAAATCCCGTGAAAACCATTCTGATCACCGGCGCAAGCTCTGGCATTGGCCGGGCCACGGCGGAGGTGTTTCTCGCCTCCGGCTGGAACGTGGCCCTCCTCGCGCGCCGCCGCGCGCTCCTCGCAGAGGTGGCCTCCGGCCACGACAACGCCCTCGCCCTGCCGGGTGACGTGACCCAATTGGCGGATGTCGAGGCTGCTATCGCGGCCATCGTTGCCAAATGGGGCCGCCTGGACGCCGTCTTCAACAACGCGGGCATCTTCACGCCCCAGGGCACCATCGACGAAATCGACGTCGCGGATTGGCATCAAAGTCTCTCGGTCAACCTCACCGGCATGTTCAACACCGCCCGCGTGGCCTTCGCCCAGATGCGTGCGCAAGACCCTCAAGGCGGACGGATCATCAACAATGGCTCGCTCTCGGCGCATTCCCCGCGCGAAGGCTCCATTTGCTACACGACCACCAAACACGGCATCACCGGCCTGACGAAAACCCTCAGCCTCGATGGCCGCCCGTTTGGCATCGCGGCGGGCCAGATTGACATCGGAAATGCCCGCACGGACCTCGTCGACGCCTTGAACGAGCGCCGCATCAAGGACGGCAAGCCCCTGATGGATATGATGAATGTCGCAGACGCGGCGCAATCGGTCCTGCATATGGCCAACATGCCGCCGTCGGCCAACGTCCTCTTCCAGACCGTCCTGGCCACCAACATGCCCTATGTCGGGCGCGGTTGA
- a CDS encoding ATP-dependent DNA helicase — protein MTTTPLPTFSDDQAQAHDRIAEVLRDMGVDIDDDTLVPAKDTKSAVLAVTGKAGSGKTLLLAELVKALERTGVEIVSGDWEGKRRKDRRTVAVLAPTNKAASVLRNRGVPATTIHRILYTPMYDPEFEKVAEWLAGQGERPSIEALTDAAMDRAKEVYETTKSVPAALASAGLRGSDFITGWKRREDGLDIGLVDESSMLDDKQFQDLKEIFPTLVLFGDPAQLAPVGQSGEMIFDRFKGDNLLHLGRVHRQDADNPILDLAHALGDPQLEFRDFEQMIEDAAARDDRVVVSPRANSDMMARSPVLVWRNATRIRLIAAFRAAFGAGDDEILPGEPLICDGIELPLKHRKKRIDLEARGLIKGAPVVYLGPGNKPGFSRLHVMGAETPRFSAASIVKIEKPGEEEPFLPYAARMGAAFLHGAAVTMHKAQGSQWPEVQVFSPDLYAASRAGRMEAGQALWKRLAYVAITRAEERLFWVTRYMLSRPVHDLSTDDLTVKAAPLELEAEEDADTSTM, from the coding sequence ATGACCACCACGCCCCTTCCCACCTTCTCGGATGATCAGGCCCAGGCCCATGACCGCATTGCCGAGGTTCTGCGCGACATGGGCGTCGATATCGACGATGACACCTTGGTGCCGGCCAAGGACACCAAAAGCGCGGTTCTCGCCGTGACCGGCAAGGCGGGCTCTGGCAAGACGCTGCTTTTGGCCGAACTGGTGAAGGCGCTGGAGCGCACAGGCGTTGAGATCGTCTCCGGCGATTGGGAGGGCAAACGCCGCAAGGATCGCCGCACCGTGGCCGTGCTCGCGCCCACCAACAAGGCGGCCTCCGTGCTGCGCAACCGGGGCGTGCCCGCCACGACGATCCACCGCATCCTCTATACGCCGATGTACGACCCGGAATTTGAGAAGGTCGCGGAATGGCTGGCCGGTCAAGGCGAGCGCCCGTCGATTGAGGCCCTGACCGACGCCGCCATGGACCGCGCGAAAGAAGTCTATGAAACCACGAAATCGGTGCCCGCTGCCCTGGCTTCCGCGGGCCTGCGCGGGTCGGACTTCATCACCGGCTGGAAACGCCGCGAGGATGGGCTGGATATCGGGCTGGTGGACGAATCCTCCATGCTCGACGACAAGCAATTCCAGGACCTGAAAGAGATTTTCCCAACGCTGGTGCTGTTCGGGGACCCCGCGCAGCTTGCACCCGTGGGACAATCGGGCGAGATGATTTTTGATCGGTTCAAGGGCGATAACCTGCTGCATCTGGGTCGCGTCCACCGCCAGGACGCGGATAACCCCATTCTGGATCTGGCCCATGCCTTGGGCGACCCGCAGCTTGAGTTTCGCGATTTTGAGCAGATGATCGAAGATGCCGCCGCCCGCGACGACCGCGTGGTCGTCAGCCCCCGCGCGAATTCCGACATGATGGCGCGCAGCCCGGTGCTGGTCTGGCGCAATGCCACCCGCATCCGCCTGATCGCCGCGTTCCGCGCGGCCTTCGGGGCGGGCGACGACGAAATCCTGCCCGGAGAGCCGCTGATCTGTGACGGCATTGAATTGCCCCTCAAGCACCGCAAGAAACGCATCGATCTGGAGGCGCGCGGGCTGATCAAGGGCGCGCCGGTTGTCTACCTCGGACCCGGCAACAAACCGGGATTTTCGCGGCTGCATGTGATGGGGGCAGAGACGCCGCGCTTTTCAGCAGCCTCGATTGTGAAGATCGAAAAGCCGGGGGAGGAGGAGCCGTTCCTGCCCTACGCCGCCCGCATGGGGGCCGCGTTTTTGCATGGTGCCGCGGTGACAATGCACAAGGCGCAGGGGTCGCAATGGCCCGAGGTGCAGGTCTTCTCCCCCGACCTCTACGCCGCCTCCCGCGCGGGCCGGATGGAGGCGGGACAGGCCCTGTGGAAACGGCTGGCCTATGTTGCCATCACCCGCGCAGAGGAGCGCCTGTTCTGGGTCACGCGCTACATGCTGTCCCGTCCCGTGCACGACCTCAGCACAGACGACCTGACCGTCAAAGCCGCACCGCTGGAGTTGGAGGCGGAAGAAGACGCGGACACCTCTACGATGTAG
- a CDS encoding succinylglutamate desuccinylase/aspartoacylase domain-containing protein yields the protein MTLSFDIDTPGKTYGHVRIPHSADDSAWGHVMIPIVVINGTRPGPTALVIGGTHGDEYEGPLAIRHLIDAATPEAILGRLIAIPYLNTPAFHAATRTSPIDAVNLNRAFPGNPSGTVTEKIAAVVNDHLIPLSDLVIDIHSGGKTLDFLPMAISHILDDAEQDARCAAAARSFGAPWTARLREIDDAGMLDGAAERASKTFVTTEIGGAGTATPQSAEIAIAGLRRVLAHHMTYDWPAAPAPSRALDLSDPGGFHVATHGGLVHPLVALGDTIEPGQPLAHIYNTSDLETVRKTIYAQRAGRLAARHVPGLIKPGDCAFVIGTDGGPLPA from the coding sequence ATGACCCTCAGCTTCGATATCGACACGCCGGGCAAGACCTACGGCCATGTCCGCATCCCCCATTCCGCTGACGACAGCGCCTGGGGCCATGTCATGATCCCCATTGTCGTGATCAACGGCACCCGTCCGGGCCCCACCGCGCTGGTGATTGGTGGCACCCATGGGGACGAATACGAAGGTCCCCTCGCCATCCGCCATCTGATCGATGCCGCCACACCCGAGGCGATCCTGGGGCGCCTCATTGCCATCCCCTACCTCAACACCCCCGCCTTTCACGCCGCCACGCGGACGTCGCCCATCGACGCCGTGAATCTCAACCGGGCCTTTCCGGGCAATCCCTCCGGCACTGTCACGGAAAAGATCGCGGCCGTCGTAAACGACCACCTCATTCCGCTGTCCGATTTGGTCATCGACATCCACTCGGGCGGCAAAACCCTCGACTTCCTGCCCATGGCGATCAGCCACATCCTTGACGATGCCGAACAGGACGCCCGCTGCGCCGCCGCCGCCCGGTCCTTCGGCGCGCCCTGGACCGCCCGCCTGCGCGAAATTGACGATGCCGGTATGCTGGACGGCGCGGCAGAGCGGGCGAGCAAGACTTTTGTCACGACCGAAATCGGCGGCGCGGGCACGGCGACGCCCCAAAGCGCCGAGATTGCCATCGCGGGCCTGCGCCGTGTGCTCGCCCACCATATGACCTATGATTGGCCGGCGGCACCCGCCCCCTCCCGCGCGCTGGATCTGTCGGACCCCGGCGGCTTCCACGTTGCGACGCATGGGGGTCTCGTGCATCCTCTCGTGGCCCTCGGCGATACAATTGAGCCGGGTCAACCGCTCGCCCATATCTATAATACCTCTGATCTCGAAACGGTCCGCAAAACCATTTACGCCCAACGCGCGGGGCGTCTTGCGGCGCGCCACGTGCCCGGCCTGATCAAACCGGGCGATTGCGCGTTTGTCATCGGCACCGATGGTGGGCCCCTGCCCGCCTAG